From a single Sulfitobacter sp. DSM 110093 genomic region:
- a CDS encoding IS30 family transposase gives MTKPLPMDEQKKSVIWREWERGTPMANIARVIDKPPATVFSYLQYHGGIRPRHRFRRTEALSLEEREEISRGISHGYSIRFIASILCRSPSTVSREINKNGGRNLYRAIIADKFAWCRGQRPKPFLLGENAMLRDLVDAKLSEDWSPEQIAGWLKLTYPDTKGMRVSHETIYKSLFVQTRGVLRKELHNHLRSKRKFRHAKAHKPGSGQQIVEGVSIRERPAAIDDRAVPGHWEGDLICGSKNSYIITVVERQTRFTLLVKVDGKKTDTVVPALARQMTKLPRQLKQSLTWDRGTELASHQKFTVATDIDVYFCDPSSPWQRGTNENTNGLLRQYFPKGSCLSNYSQEQLDEVANQLNNRPRKTLGFLTPACKLEQVLQ, from the coding sequence ATGACTAAGCCGCTGCCGATGGACGAACAAAAGAAATCAGTGATTTGGCGCGAGTGGGAACGCGGAACGCCGATGGCAAATATCGCTCGCGTTATCGACAAGCCACCTGCTACCGTTTTCTCGTATCTCCAGTATCATGGCGGCATTAGACCGCGTCACCGGTTTAGGCGCACTGAAGCACTGAGTTTAGAAGAGCGTGAGGAGATTTCCCGTGGCATATCGCATGGATATAGCATTCGATTTATCGCCAGTATTTTGTGCCGCAGTCCTTCAACTGTAAGTCGTGAGATCAACAAAAACGGCGGAAGGAATCTGTATCGTGCTATCATTGCAGATAAATTTGCCTGGTGCCGTGGGCAGCGCCCAAAGCCGTTCTTATTAGGCGAAAACGCAATGCTGAGAGATCTCGTTGATGCCAAGCTTAGTGAAGACTGGTCCCCTGAACAGATCGCGGGATGGCTCAAGCTGACGTATCCGGACACAAAGGGAATGCGTGTGTCTCACGAAACAATTTACAAAAGCCTGTTCGTGCAAACACGTGGTGTTTTGCGCAAAGAGTTGCACAACCATCTTAGAAGTAAGCGCAAATTCCGGCATGCCAAAGCTCACAAACCAGGATCAGGGCAGCAAATTGTCGAAGGAGTATCCATCCGGGAAAGGCCTGCTGCCATCGACGACCGCGCAGTTCCGGGGCATTGGGAAGGTGATCTCATTTGCGGATCGAAGAACAGCTACATCATCACTGTTGTCGAGCGCCAAACCCGGTTCACGCTCTTAGTGAAGGTCGATGGCAAGAAGACTGATACCGTCGTCCCTGCTTTGGCCCGTCAAATGACCAAACTACCCAGGCAACTGAAGCAAAGCCTTACTTGGGACCGGGGAACCGAATTAGCCTCTCATCAGAAGTTCACTGTTGCGACTGACATTGACGTCTACTTCTGCGATCCAAGCAGTCCATGGCAACGAGGAACAAATGAAAACACCAATGGTCTGCTGCGCCAATACTTCCCGAAAGGGTCCTGCCTTTCCAACTACTCTCAGGAACAGTTAGATGAGGTCGCAAACCAACTCAACAATCGGCCACGGAAAACCTTAGGGTTCCTCACACCAGCGTGTAAGTTAGAGCAGGTGTTGCAGTGA